From the Candidatus Hydrogenedentota bacterium genome, the window TTTCGGAAACGGATCCGCGAATGAAACGGGGGCGCGATCACCGCGGAAGCCGCAGGCCCTTCGTAAGGAACACAGCGCTCAAAGGAGACTAATCATGCACGAGAAAAGCATCGAATTGCTGAACAAAGCCGCTGCGGACGAAATGGCCGCCGTTCATCAATACATGTACTTTCACTTTCACTGCGACGACCAAGGCAATGATTTGCTTGCGGCCTTGTTCAAGCGGACAGCCATTGAAGAGATGATCCACATTGAGCGTCTTGCGGAGCGCATTTTGTTTTTGAAGGGGGACGTCGATCTGACGGCCGCGCATCCCGTGAAGAAAGTTCACGACGCCAAAGAGATGCTGGAAACGGCCCGCAAGATGGAAGAGGAAAGCGCGCGCGACTACAACAAGTGGGCAAATGAGTGCAGCGCGAATGCCGATGCCATGTCGAAGAAGATCTTCGAAGACCTGGTGGCTGATGAAGAACGGCACTACGACCAATACGATCAGGAACTGGACAACATGGCAAAGTACGGCGATCAGTACCTGGCGTTGCAGTCGATCGAGCGCAGCAAGACGCGCGGCGCGGGTCAGCCTCCAGCCGGAGAGTAAGCCGCAAATCGCAAGAGACTATTCGGCCGTGGCGCGGGTGTTCTTCGCGAGAAGAGGCCGGCGCTACGGCCGGCTGTTATTGGGGGATGAAGAATAGGACGGATTGGCCGGATCCGACGGATAGGTCATGTGGAATCTTAAGTTGGCCCAGTCACTCGGGACTGCTCTGACTATTTGCGCGAAACCGGAATCGACGACGCGAATCGGCATCGGGCAAGCATTTCATTGCACAGGAGCGAGTCTAGATCGGTCAAACGGTTTCTGCACGCACTATTTGGCTTCAAGCTTCCCTACCGGATAGCCATTCGCATACGAAATGACAAAGGTCCCACCTTCAACGGGATAGCGGACTTCGTCGTACCGGTCGAAATCCGGGGGGCCTTCGCGGCGCAGAAGTTCTGGTGATTTCGGATCGAGGTAAGGGCCTGCGAGTCTGGTGAGGATCTGGGTGCGGTCGCCGAGCGAGTGTCCCGTATCCTTGAATGTCTCGTTATCCACTTGGCCGGCGGTAATGATATGCGGTTCCACGTTGAGCCCGGCTGCCTCGAAGTTCGCAATCATCTCCTTTGTGTCGGCGACGAGGCACTTGTCGTCGTCTTCACCGTGGATCACAAGAATCTTGGCGACATTGCCGAGCGACTTCATGACCGCCAGATGACTGGGTTCGCCGACGAATCGCAATTGTTGCGCGCCCGGACTCAGGTAATTCTTCTGCGTGGGGTCCTTGCTGTAGCCGGCGTTTAAATCGCTGCCTCCGGGAAGATTGAAGGCAACGTCGTCGGTAAGTTTGGTCATTCCGCTGAGATTGACGACGCACGCGAACGTGCGCGGGGCGAGCTTGTTCGCCATGAGCGAAACGTTGCCGCCGCCGGAGCCACCGCCGGTATAGATGCGGCTCTTGTCGAACGACACGCACGCTTTGTTAAGGCCATCGTACACGAAATACAAAGCGCGTAGCGCGTCGAGGGCTTGGAGGTACCCGAAATCGTAGGGCCCATTCACGGCGGCATCGTACTTGCCGCTCTGGAGGTAATCGACGGAGATGGCGACGACATTGAACAATTCCGCCATCTGGTCGGGGTCAGGAGCGCCGATGGCGTGCGTGCCGCCCCAGTTGTGGATGCACAGCATGAGGCCCGTTTGCGGCGTGACGTTCTTCTGGTCACCTCCGGGGTAGTGGATATAGACGGGGACCGTGCGTGGTCCCGGCGCAAACGGCCATTCCTGCGCGGGAATCGAGACGGTGGCGTTAACTTGTGGGAGCGCAGGCCAATCTTGGGCTCGCGACGGAATTGCGGCCGCGCAAAGTAACGCCAACGCCCACAGACATCGCCACCTATCGCATCCTAATCCCAGTAGTCTTCGACCATCAGAATTGGGTTTGTGCGGGCGCGATTCCTGATTCACGCTTATCTCCTTGGCAGATCGATTCCATATGCGTGCTCACATCCGTCCCGAATAAGGAGCAGCGAGAGCAAGGTTCCCGGAAACCCGAAGATGAAGGCTACTATACGCCATCCTGCACTTCTACTTCCTTGAGCACGCATTCCCGCGTAGCTGATGTTGGCGAGTATCCAGAGCGCCGAAGGGCCGGTTTGGACAACTACGTCGTAGTTGAGTTTCCCCATTTCCGTTTCCGCGTTGGCAATGAGCGGAAAGAGCGTCGTCAGAAATGTAAGTCGAGCTAGTTTGCACATGGGTCGCTCCTTGATCTGTCGTGTACTCCGACTTCTATTTGACGCGACCATGCCAC encodes:
- a CDS encoding bacterioferritin, which gives rise to MHEKSIELLNKAAADEMAAVHQYMYFHFHCDDQGNDLLAALFKRTAIEEMIHIERLAERILFLKGDVDLTAAHPVKKVHDAKEMLETARKMEEESARDYNKWANECSANADAMSKKIFEDLVADEERHYDQYDQELDNMAKYGDQYLALQSIERSKTRGAGQPPAGE
- a CDS encoding DUF2920 family protein codes for the protein MNQESRPHKPNSDGRRLLGLGCDRWRCLWALALLCAAAIPSRAQDWPALPQVNATVSIPAQEWPFAPGPRTVPVYIHYPGGDQKNVTPQTGLMLCIHNWGGTHAIGAPDPDQMAELFNVVAISVDYLQSGKYDAAVNGPYDFGYLQALDALRALYFVYDGLNKACVSFDKSRIYTGGGSGGGNVSLMANKLAPRTFACVVNLSGMTKLTDDVAFNLPGGSDLNAGYSKDPTQKNYLSPGAQQLRFVGEPSHLAVMKSLGNVAKILVIHGEDDDKCLVADTKEMIANFEAAGLNVEPHIITAGQVDNETFKDTGHSLGDRTQILTRLAGPYLDPKSPELLRREGPPDFDRYDEVRYPVEGGTFVISYANGYPVGKLEAK